A region of Paenibacillus sp. JNUCC-31 DNA encodes the following proteins:
- the ggt gene encoding gamma-glutamyltransferase → MVPQVTGTQTMVVSPHSLASAAGSRILQQGGNAFDAAVAVSACLAVVYPHMTGMGGDSFWLTYSTEEGKVRAYNASGRSGSRITASCFAGESAIPQRGPRSVITVPGMVDGWDAILQEYGSMTLAEVLEPAIRYALEGFPLSPDQHVNTSERFDVLAAYPQTAAIYLPGGKVPELGSRFVQSALGRSLIQVADQGRDVFYSGSVGQEIVRSLKEQGGLLTLEDFARHRGEWVEPVKGSYRGLDLYQVPPNSQGFTGIMALQILEQFDLESIEHGSYEYYHLLVEALKLSFRDRDRYLTDPQFSSIPLDRLLSKSYAAKLAACIDMERALPMNTQPVGHDTAYAAVVDSEGNAVSFIQSLYFEFGSAVVGGDTGILLQNRGSFFSLDSSHVNRLEPGKRTFHTLMPAMACRDGKPYILYGTQGGEGQPQTQTALLTRMVDYGMTPQTAVCEPRWVWGRTWGEATQELRVEGRIAGEVQQRLQLAGHKVRTVEDFARAMGHAHAIMIDDNGFLLGGTDPRCDGAAIGW, encoded by the coding sequence ATGGTTCCACAAGTCACAGGCACACAGACGATGGTAGTCAGTCCACATTCTTTGGCCAGCGCAGCAGGATCGCGTATTTTGCAGCAGGGAGGTAACGCCTTTGATGCTGCCGTGGCGGTGAGCGCCTGTCTTGCCGTCGTATACCCCCATATGACGGGAATGGGAGGCGATTCCTTCTGGTTAACCTATAGCACCGAAGAGGGAAAAGTAAGGGCATATAATGCGAGTGGACGTTCGGGAAGCCGGATTACCGCGAGCTGCTTTGCCGGCGAATCAGCCATTCCGCAGCGGGGACCCCGAAGCGTCATTACCGTGCCGGGGATGGTGGACGGCTGGGATGCCATATTACAGGAATATGGCTCCATGACGCTGGCAGAAGTACTTGAGCCCGCGATCCGTTATGCACTGGAAGGCTTCCCGCTGTCGCCCGACCAGCATGTCAATACGAGCGAGCGTTTCGATGTGCTGGCAGCTTATCCACAGACTGCCGCCATCTATCTGCCTGGAGGCAAGGTCCCGGAGCTAGGCAGCCGCTTTGTGCAGTCTGCTTTGGGAAGGAGCCTGATCCAGGTTGCGGACCAGGGTCGAGACGTATTTTATTCAGGCAGTGTGGGTCAAGAGATTGTTCGCTCACTTAAGGAACAGGGCGGTCTGCTGACACTGGAGGACTTTGCGAGACACAGAGGTGAATGGGTGGAACCGGTCAAAGGGAGTTACCGAGGGCTTGATCTTTATCAGGTCCCACCGAATTCACAGGGCTTTACCGGTATAATGGCACTTCAAATTCTAGAGCAGTTTGATTTGGAGAGTATCGAGCATGGTTCCTATGAGTACTATCACTTGCTCGTGGAGGCGCTGAAGCTGAGCTTCCGTGACCGCGATCGTTATTTGACAGACCCACAATTTTCTTCCATTCCTCTGGACCGACTGCTATCCAAATCCTATGCCGCGAAGCTGGCGGCCTGCATCGATATGGAGCGAGCTCTGCCGATGAATACCCAGCCGGTAGGCCATGATACGGCATATGCGGCGGTAGTAGACAGCGAGGGTAATGCCGTTTCATTTATCCAAAGTCTCTATTTTGAGTTCGGCTCGGCTGTGGTTGGGGGAGACACCGGTATATTGCTGCAGAACCGAGGCTCGTTCTTCTCGCTAGATTCGTCGCATGTGAACAGGCTGGAACCGGGCAAAAGAACCTTTCATACGCTGATGCCGGCGATGGCTTGCCGCGATGGGAAGCCGTATATTTTGTACGGTACCCAGGGAGGAGAAGGTCAGCCCCAGACACAGACCGCGCTGCTGACCCGCATGGTGGATTATGGTATGACTCCCCAGACCGCTGTGTGTGAACCCCGCTGGGTGTGGGGAAGAACATGGGGAGAGGCGACGCAAGAATTGAGAGTGGAGGGACGGATCGCGGGAGAAGTGCAGCAGCGTTTACAGCTCGCCGGACACAAGGTACGCACAGTTGAAGATTTTGCTAGAGCCATGGGACATGCGCATGCCATTATGATCGATGACAATGGCTTCCTTCTCGGGGGCACAGACCCCCGCTGTGACGGTGCGGCTATCGGATGGTAA
- a CDS encoding CocE/NonD family hydrolase, whose translation MKFGNVVIRRKVPCTMRDGITLYSDIYLPDETGEYPVLLMRQPYGRSIASTVTHAHPVWYASKGYIVVIQDVRGRGESEGEFNPFVQEAEDGFDTIKWAAGLSGSTGKVGMYGFSYQGLTQWAAASLHPPALQAIAPSMCPADMYHGLFYPHGSFALGNHLPWAFQLARDTAQRAGDFVTAEQCSRLMRSPDEMLWKMPLNERHPILEQYFPAFYDWIDHQAYDEYWEQMNWINDIVKEPVPALHIGGWYDGFLMGTLQSFEALQATATPDCFHRLVVGPWAHIPWGRRAGGIDHGEQADGGHHLEQLRWFDYWLKGKEDMELSGELPIRYFDQLSHEWHTAEQLPSLFEDGASPSEWFYLSGSQTPANGAAGGGRLEKHKEDVEEAVPDVFVYDSRLPMRLDSYLPSDRAVIQERQEILVYTGGPLAEDIPIFGSPELSVQYQTLGGPTDLVAILTTVSEQGTALLLSVGRTEICSEGADASNEWRTAQIRLRPLAATLPAGSYVRLELTGSAFPLFARHPNGVRDEKNSTGTGGLKIATTAVRSTEQDISCLRLPVKR comes from the coding sequence ATGAAATTTGGAAATGTGGTCATCCGGCGAAAGGTCCCTTGCACGATGCGCGACGGCATAACGTTGTATTCAGATATATACCTGCCGGACGAGACAGGAGAATATCCTGTGCTGCTGATGCGCCAGCCCTACGGACGGTCGATTGCTTCTACCGTTACGCATGCCCACCCCGTCTGGTATGCAAGTAAGGGATATATCGTTGTAATCCAGGACGTCAGGGGGCGGGGTGAGTCGGAAGGTGAATTTAATCCGTTTGTTCAAGAAGCAGAGGACGGATTTGATACCATCAAGTGGGCAGCCGGTCTGTCCGGCTCGACCGGCAAAGTAGGCATGTACGGTTTCTCTTATCAAGGTCTAACACAATGGGCAGCAGCTTCCCTTCACCCCCCTGCGCTCCAGGCGATTGCACCGAGCATGTGTCCGGCAGACATGTATCATGGCTTATTTTATCCGCATGGCTCGTTCGCACTTGGCAACCATCTGCCGTGGGCTTTCCAGCTGGCTCGTGACACGGCACAAAGAGCGGGTGACTTCGTAACGGCAGAGCAATGCTCACGACTCATGCGCAGCCCCGATGAGATGCTTTGGAAAATGCCATTGAATGAAAGACATCCGATTCTGGAGCAATACTTTCCCGCATTTTATGATTGGATCGATCATCAAGCGTACGATGAGTACTGGGAGCAGATGAACTGGATCAACGATATCGTAAAGGAACCCGTGCCGGCGCTTCATATTGGGGGATGGTATGACGGTTTCCTCATGGGTACGTTACAATCGTTCGAAGCTCTGCAAGCTACGGCCACGCCGGATTGCTTTCATCGGCTCGTTGTCGGCCCGTGGGCCCACATTCCATGGGGACGCAGAGCGGGCGGAATCGATCATGGCGAGCAGGCAGATGGTGGTCATCATCTGGAGCAGCTGCGCTGGTTTGATTATTGGCTGAAGGGCAAGGAAGACATGGAACTGTCTGGTGAACTGCCGATCCGATATTTTGACCAATTGAGTCATGAATGGCATACAGCGGAACAGCTGCCTTCTCTATTTGAGGATGGGGCCTCTCCGTCCGAATGGTTTTATCTGTCTGGGTCACAGACCCCGGCGAACGGTGCGGCAGGAGGGGGGAGACTGGAAAAGCATAAGGAAGATGTGGAGGAGGCTGTGCCGGATGTATTCGTTTACGACTCACGTCTGCCGATGCGTCTGGACTCTTACCTGCCGTCCGACCGAGCTGTCATTCAGGAACGGCAAGAGATTCTGGTATATACGGGAGGACCGCTTGCAGAGGATATCCCGATTTTTGGGTCCCCGGAGTTATCCGTGCAGTACCAAACATTGGGCGGTCCGACGGATCTGGTAGCCATCCTCACCACCGTATCCGAGCAAGGGACGGCCCTGCTACTCAGTGTGGGTCGCACGGAAATCTGCAGTGAAGGAGCAGATGCTTCCAATGAATGGAGAACAGCACAGATCCGGCTGCGTCCCTTGGCGGCTACCCTTCCGGCTGGCTCGTATGTCCGGCTTGAGTTGACAGGCAGCGCCTTCCCGTTATTCGCCCGGCATCCGAACGGTGTTAGGGACGAGAAGAACAGCACGGGAACAGGTGGGTTGAAGATTGCCACCACGGCTGTTCGCAGTACAGAACAGGACATATCCTGTTTGAGGCTGCCGGTAAAAAGATGA
- a CDS encoding cupin domain-containing protein, whose protein sequence is MVNIPGLVAGNFENCPVHKISAQDTNKFILLCDREQVPFTSFVEIFEVGGRTPSNEHREAYEYFYVLKGEGLAKVGSEYETPIRQGSFIIIPPGNHHDIINTGSTRLYCLTTMVPDEMFSDMIKAGPATELDEEDLAVLQALATAQ, encoded by the coding sequence ATGGTGAACATTCCAGGTCTGGTTGCTGGTAACTTTGAGAATTGTCCCGTCCACAAAATTTCCGCACAGGATACGAATAAGTTCATCCTGCTGTGCGACAGGGAGCAGGTTCCTTTCACTTCATTTGTGGAGATTTTCGAGGTTGGAGGCAGAACTCCATCCAATGAACACCGGGAGGCTTATGAATATTTTTATGTGTTAAAAGGGGAAGGGCTAGCCAAAGTTGGCAGCGAGTATGAGACTCCGATCCGCCAAGGCTCATTCATTATCATTCCACCGGGCAACCATCACGATATTATTAACACGGGCAGCACACGTCTGTATTGTCTGACGACCATGGTACCGGACGAAATGTTCTCGGATATGATCAAAGCGGGTCCGGCCACCGAGCTTGACGAGGAGGATCTGGCCGTGCTTCAGGCGCTGGCTACCGCACAATGA
- a CDS encoding FAD-binding oxidoreductase: MNEHWIAVLKERMEPELLQWEEAALAKYSMDYHHFSPVLASQLQGKVAECIASPRTEEELDNLLSIAAELGVPLTIRGNGTGNYGQCVPVTGGIVLNLAKYNKVLEMGEGTMRIQAGARLGKMESTARKAGYELRTMPSTFQSATIGGFLCGGFGGIGSISWGTIWDGLVRSLKIKTVEVHPRTIELQGDEVLPYLHTYGTIGILSEVEINLAPRVEWMQWAVTFDRFEQAFRFGQAVAEDASLVKRLISIHEWPVPSYFLPLDLPADHAVALLEVDTANESQLERILSEYEGHLAMKVSAEQYHKGVGVSDFTWNHTTLWARKADPGLTYLQLNFEASSALEQISSMKREYPEVMNHIEFARQNGNLLISGLPLVPFTTEENLNQLMERYEENRVIVNNPHTWDLKEGGRSYAHDRLWEIKHRNDPKGILNQEKLKRSAVSGV, translated from the coding sequence ATGAATGAACATTGGATAGCCGTATTGAAAGAACGCATGGAGCCGGAATTACTGCAGTGGGAGGAGGCGGCGCTTGCCAAATATTCGATGGATTATCATCACTTCTCTCCTGTGCTGGCCAGTCAGCTGCAGGGTAAGGTCGCCGAGTGCATCGCCAGTCCGCGCACCGAGGAAGAGCTTGACAATCTGCTCTCCATTGCAGCAGAGCTGGGAGTTCCGCTAACCATCAGGGGGAACGGCACCGGCAACTATGGTCAATGCGTTCCGGTCACAGGCGGAATCGTCCTGAATCTGGCCAAATACAACAAGGTGCTCGAAATGGGAGAAGGCACGATGCGGATCCAGGCCGGGGCTAGACTCGGCAAAATGGAATCCACTGCCCGCAAGGCAGGTTATGAGCTGCGTACGATGCCTTCCACCTTTCAATCCGCGACGATCGGCGGGTTTTTATGCGGCGGTTTTGGCGGCATCGGTTCGATCAGCTGGGGGACGATCTGGGATGGGTTGGTACGTTCGCTAAAAATCAAGACCGTTGAGGTTCATCCCCGTACCATTGAACTCCAGGGAGACGAAGTGCTGCCTTACCTTCATACTTACGGTACAATCGGCATTTTGTCCGAAGTGGAAATCAATCTGGCTCCCCGAGTGGAATGGATGCAATGGGCAGTGACCTTTGACCGTTTTGAACAGGCTTTTCGCTTCGGGCAGGCGGTAGCTGAGGACGCTTCCTTGGTGAAACGGCTAATTTCCATCCATGAATGGCCGGTTCCGTCCTATTTTCTTCCGCTTGATCTCCCCGCTGATCATGCTGTCGCATTACTGGAAGTGGATACAGCTAACGAATCCCAGCTTGAACGTATCCTATCGGAATATGAAGGTCACTTGGCTATGAAGGTTTCTGCCGAACAGTACCATAAGGGTGTAGGGGTCTCCGATTTCACATGGAATCATACGACATTGTGGGCGCGCAAGGCAGACCCTGGCTTGACCTACCTGCAGCTAAATTTTGAAGCATCCAGTGCCCTTGAGCAAATCTCATCAATGAAAAGGGAATATCCAGAAGTGATGAATCATATCGAGTTTGCCCGGCAAAACGGAAATTTGCTGATCTCCGGCCTGCCACTGGTTCCCTTCACAACGGAGGAAAACCTGAATCAGCTAATGGAACGTTACGAGGAAAACCGGGTCATAGTCAATAATCCGCACACTTGGGATTTGAAGGAGGGCGGGCGATCCTACGCGCATGATCGTTTATGGGAAATCAAACACCGCAACGACCCGAAGGGGATTTTGAATCAGGAGAAATTAAAGCGTTCGGCTGTCAGTGGCGTCTGA
- a CDS encoding creatininase family protein, producing the protein MFQRYEGTAWEERFLPRLTSKQVQEMPKDKALIILPVGAVEQHGPHLPVYTDTLIGEATLSQTLERVRADKEIWLLPPVSYGKSNEHIGLPGTISLSASTLHAIMLDIAESLKASGFRKLLLFNTHGGNVDLLNTVSREIRIRTGMMVFYLSPSSLNVAEDLLSSEELEYGIHGGDYETSLVMSIKPDWVKEEFLVKELPDMSSYRFLTLEGKIRFAWKMADISATGIAGDATTATPEKGSIIQDRISTILSDALEELCDFEITDVRGTEPVQQPAGSTP; encoded by the coding sequence ATGTTTCAACGATATGAAGGAACAGCCTGGGAGGAACGATTTTTGCCCCGTCTGACAAGCAAACAGGTCCAAGAAATGCCGAAGGATAAGGCTCTGATTATTCTCCCAGTCGGAGCTGTGGAGCAGCATGGCCCCCATCTGCCCGTATATACGGACACTTTGATTGGGGAAGCGACATTATCACAAACGCTGGAGCGGGTGCGGGCGGATAAGGAGATCTGGCTACTGCCTCCGGTCTCGTATGGCAAAAGCAATGAACATATCGGACTCCCGGGCACCATTTCCTTATCTGCGAGCACACTGCATGCCATCATGCTGGACATTGCAGAAAGTCTGAAGGCCAGTGGTTTTCGCAAGTTACTGTTGTTTAATACCCATGGCGGCAACGTGGATTTGCTGAATACGGTATCCCGAGAAATACGGATCAGAACGGGGATGATGGTTTTCTATCTCAGTCCCAGCAGTCTGAATGTGGCAGAGGATCTCCTGTCTTCCGAGGAACTGGAATACGGTATTCATGGTGGCGATTATGAGACATCTCTCGTGATGTCCATCAAACCGGACTGGGTGAAGGAGGAGTTTCTCGTCAAAGAGCTTCCTGATATGTCCTCTTACCGCTTTCTTACATTAGAAGGGAAAATCCGCTTCGCCTGGAAGATGGCTGATATTTCCGCTACCGGCATTGCTGGTGATGCTACGACGGCCACGCCTGAGAAAGGCAGCATTATTCAGGATAGAATCTCAACGATTTTGTCAGATGCGCTGGAGGAACTGTGTGATTTTGAAATCACCGATGTCCGCGGGACTGAACCGGTTCAACAGCCAGCAGGAAGCACCCCGTGA
- a CDS encoding fumarylacetoacetate hydrolase family protein: protein MKLVSLKHGDGEQAAIEHAERFFLLEEINRAEGSSWGTSVMEILQQGKLEELIQWYQKHGDRAVSSIPFIPSAGAISAPLFRHPRKIWGIGMNYVQKAIDLASTPPEREPVCFMKPDSSLIGPEEYIQLTAQDVNVTSEAELGIIIGRTCKNVPEERVQEVIAGFAATLDMTNQDIHARNPRFLQRSKVFDTFFSLGPQLITPDEISDLQSLVVETVLNDEVIHSNTVSHMMYHPWFIVSYFSQMMTLYPGDVIMTGTPGSVQIQQGDVAECRISGFMTLRNPVGEVV from the coding sequence GTGAAGCTCGTCAGTCTGAAACACGGCGATGGTGAACAGGCCGCGATTGAACATGCGGAACGATTCTTTCTTCTAGAGGAGATCAACAGGGCGGAAGGAAGCTCATGGGGCACCTCCGTTATGGAGATTTTGCAGCAAGGCAAGCTAGAGGAGCTAATCCAGTGGTATCAGAAGCACGGGGATAGGGCAGTTTCATCAATACCTTTCATACCTTCAGCAGGAGCCATATCCGCTCCTCTCTTCCGCCACCCTCGTAAAATATGGGGAATTGGCATGAATTATGTGCAAAAAGCGATCGATCTCGCATCTACTCCTCCAGAGCGTGAGCCAGTCTGCTTCATGAAGCCGGACTCAAGCCTGATCGGGCCGGAAGAGTATATCCAGCTGACAGCTCAGGATGTGAATGTGACATCAGAAGCAGAGCTTGGCATTATCATCGGCCGAACCTGCAAAAATGTGCCGGAAGAACGTGTGCAGGAGGTCATTGCAGGTTTTGCCGCAACGCTGGATATGACTAACCAGGACATTCACGCACGGAACCCCAGATTCCTGCAGCGATCCAAGGTATTCGATACATTTTTCAGTCTTGGACCACAACTAATAACACCTGATGAAATAAGTGATCTGCAGAGCCTCGTCGTTGAAACGGTGTTGAATGATGAGGTTATTCATAGCAATACGGTGTCTCACATGATGTATCATCCATGGTTCATTGTCTCGTATTTTTCACAGATGATGACTCTCTATCCGGGAGATGTGATCATGACAGGCACACCCGGGTCCGTCCAGATTCAGCAAGGAGATGTCGCCGAGTGTAGAATCAGTGGCTTTATGACGCTTCGAAATCCGGTAGGGGAAGTCGTATAA
- a CDS encoding amidohydrolase family protein: MSAGLHFINVRLPHREDLCLYELKAEVGKWVSIRRQDRFLDARESGASRLMVPHQAGSDLKRLADADCIDLQGGMMLPGLVDCHMHLDKAFSLSQVSNRSGTLHEAILNYSQAVQTFSKEQLAERMLTAARMAQSYGTTTIRSHLDFPVHLGREVAFRTIEAALEVREKLKGSMAIQYALMVPFRGNREAADEAIEEALRMGIDVLGGAPHLADDPEREISRIFRLAERFGVPIDLHADESDHPGKKTVLSIAEHTIRYGYQGRVTADHLCSLSAMTEKEAQHVMAKMKEAGLNAVTLPAVNLYLQGREDRGLVRRGTTRIRELLAEGIPLAAASDNIQDPFHPFGRGDLIQIAQITSYAAHMGSERDLVQLLRMITDIPAEITGCEEYGIEEGLACNFVVTDASDVTQLLSGTKMSRWVYASGRWQSALHTAQTFASEWVT; the protein is encoded by the coding sequence ATGAGTGCAGGGCTGCATTTCATTAATGTACGCCTTCCGCACCGGGAAGACCTCTGTCTTTATGAACTAAAGGCGGAGGTTGGAAAATGGGTTAGTATCCGTCGGCAAGATCGTTTCCTTGATGCACGGGAAAGCGGTGCTTCCCGTCTGATGGTCCCGCATCAGGCCGGATCAGATCTGAAACGGTTGGCAGACGCGGATTGCATCGATCTGCAGGGCGGCATGATGCTTCCTGGCCTGGTTGACTGTCATATGCATCTGGATAAGGCCTTTTCGCTCTCGCAGGTGTCGAACCGATCCGGCACACTTCATGAAGCCATTCTTAATTACAGCCAGGCTGTACAGACATTCAGCAAGGAGCAGCTAGCGGAACGCATGCTGACTGCCGCCAGAATGGCACAGAGCTACGGGACCACGACCATAAGGAGCCACCTTGACTTCCCTGTTCATTTGGGGAGAGAGGTGGCCTTTCGGACGATCGAGGCAGCCTTGGAAGTACGGGAGAAGCTGAAGGGCAGTATGGCTATCCAATATGCGCTCATGGTTCCGTTCCGCGGCAATCGTGAAGCTGCGGATGAGGCAATCGAGGAAGCACTGCGGATGGGAATTGATGTACTGGGTGGAGCCCCTCATCTGGCAGACGACCCTGAACGGGAGATTAGCAGGATTTTTCGGTTAGCGGAACGTTTCGGCGTACCCATTGATCTGCATGCAGATGAAAGTGATCATCCCGGAAAAAAAACCGTGCTCAGCATCGCAGAGCATACGATTCGCTACGGTTATCAGGGCAGAGTGACGGCAGATCATCTGTGCTCGTTGTCCGCAATGACAGAAAAAGAAGCACAGCATGTGATGGCGAAGATGAAGGAAGCCGGTCTGAACGCGGTAACGCTGCCTGCGGTGAACCTGTATCTTCAGGGACGGGAAGATCGCGGCCTGGTAAGACGGGGCACAACACGCATTCGCGAGCTGCTTGCCGAAGGCATTCCGCTTGCTGCGGCCTCCGACAATATTCAAGACCCGTTCCATCCGTTCGGCCGCGGGGATCTGATACAGATCGCCCAAATCACATCTTATGCTGCCCATATGGGCAGTGAACGGGATTTAGTACAGCTGCTGCGGATGATCACGGATATACCTGCTGAAATCACGGGCTGCGAAGAGTATGGAATAGAAGAAGGCCTCGCCTGCAACTTTGTTGTTACGGATGCTTCGGATGTCACGCAGCTGCTATCAGGTACAAAAATGAGTCGCTGGGTGTATGCCTCCGGCAGATGGCAGTCTGCTCTGCATACAGCTCAGACATTCGCGTCTGAATGGGTAACATGA
- a CDS encoding TetR/AcrR family transcriptional regulator, translating into MLLIARTKEFDKEQALHQAMLLFWEKGYEAASIPDLLEVMGISRSSLYDTFSDKQTLYRDALEHYKKGSFNKQTILEHASSVKDGILQFFEYHIASAYDTSLPGGCFVTNTATTLESPDEQINVLIKTSFSDLEQAFCELLEKGQQWGEIDKTTDIKALSYLLLNLHQSINIMAKTGQNPERAKEMISFVIAGI; encoded by the coding sequence GTGTTACTTATCGCCAGGACAAAAGAATTTGACAAAGAACAAGCGCTTCATCAAGCGATGCTGTTGTTTTGGGAAAAAGGCTATGAAGCGGCTAGCATACCGGATTTACTAGAAGTGATGGGCATTAGCCGATCCAGTCTTTACGATACGTTTTCCGACAAGCAAACTTTGTATAGAGATGCCCTGGAGCACTATAAAAAGGGGAGTTTCAATAAGCAGACTATTCTTGAACATGCATCAAGCGTTAAGGATGGAATTCTACAATTTTTTGAGTATCATATTGCTTCAGCATACGATACCAGCTTGCCGGGCGGATGTTTTGTAACGAATACAGCTACAACATTGGAGTCGCCAGATGAACAGATAAATGTCTTGATAAAGACTAGTTTTTCGGATTTGGAACAAGCATTTTGTGAGCTTTTGGAGAAGGGCCAACAATGGGGAGAGATAGATAAAACTACAGATATCAAAGCATTGTCTTATTTATTGCTGAATTTACATCAAAGCATAAATATTATGGCCAAAACAGGTCAGAATCCAGAACGTGCAAAAGAGATGATTAGCTTTGTAATTGCAGGGATATAA
- a CDS encoding ABC transporter substrate-binding protein, whose translation MNKYRQKGTVVLLAAIFSLSTLLAACGKQPTAQNASATGGSEELTAITQVTNWFAQAEHGGLYAAKEQGYYNEAGLDMTIQAGGPQVSPTQIVASGKAQFGLATADQLLVAREEGIPLVAIATIFQKSPQGLMVHANQNMSSLADLNNRSVYVGTGSVFWDFVKSKYQLGNVKELAYTGSLAPFVADETVAIQGYVTSEPYEMKQQNVDINFLLLADAGYNPYSNVLFTTEQYIQDHPDIVRGYVEASMKGWEYYKTNYDTVNDVILKENPDFTKEKLNYAAEALIPFVYEGDAATHGVGYMTEERWTELGKQLKEIGALKEEPDVSKVFTDEFLPNS comes from the coding sequence ATGAACAAGTACAGACAAAAGGGAACTGTCGTTTTACTCGCAGCAATATTTTCCTTATCCACATTGCTGGCAGCTTGCGGGAAACAGCCAACTGCTCAGAATGCCTCTGCTACGGGGGGAAGCGAGGAACTCACGGCAATTACACAGGTGACGAACTGGTTTGCACAAGCAGAGCACGGGGGTCTGTATGCGGCAAAGGAACAAGGATATTACAATGAGGCTGGTCTCGATATGACCATCCAGGCAGGTGGGCCGCAGGTGTCTCCAACACAGATCGTGGCTTCAGGCAAGGCGCAGTTCGGACTGGCTACAGCGGATCAATTGCTGGTCGCTCGTGAAGAAGGAATCCCTCTTGTAGCGATTGCAACGATATTCCAGAAAAGCCCGCAGGGACTTATGGTTCATGCCAATCAGAACATGTCCTCCCTGGCCGATTTGAACAACCGCTCCGTATACGTGGGGACAGGCTCGGTGTTTTGGGATTTTGTGAAGAGTAAATATCAATTGGGTAACGTGAAGGAATTGGCTTATACCGGTTCTTTGGCTCCTTTTGTAGCTGATGAAACGGTTGCCATTCAGGGATATGTAACCAGTGAACCTTACGAGATGAAACAGCAGAATGTGGATATTAATTTCCTGCTACTGGCAGATGCCGGTTATAACCCGTATTCCAATGTGCTGTTCACCACGGAGCAGTATATTCAGGATCATCCTGATATTGTGCGCGGTTATGTCGAGGCTTCGATGAAGGGCTGGGAGTATTACAAGACCAATTATGATACCGTGAATGACGTCATTCTAAAGGAAAACCCTGATTTTACGAAAGAAAAGCTGAACTATGCCGCAGAAGCGCTTATCCCGTTTGTATATGAAGGTGATGCGGCGACACATGGCGTTGGCTACATGACAGAGGAACGCTGGACAGAGCTCGGAAAGCAGCTTAAGGAGATTGGGGCATTAAAAGAGGAGCCTGATGTCAGCAAAGTATTTACGGATGAATTCTTGCCGAATTCCTAA
- a CDS encoding NAD(P)-dependent oxidoreductase, producing the protein MQPMKVSFIGLGNMGLPMAQNLLNAGYELILFNRTPEKVEPLIEQGARYVQTPLEAAKESNLVITMLSDDAALKEIVEGPNGVLNGLSENGIHVSASTISVDLARKLSALHAERNQHFVSATVMGRPDAAKAATLRIILAGPEHARQRVLPMLTTLGQEIFEIGDHGEEGNIVKIGVNFLIASMLEALSEAQLMVEKHGIKSSRYMDVVNALFQSPVYQNYGAIMAEQRFEPAGFKMKLGLKDVALAIEAAKSVQAPLPLGQLIHQHLSEGIAHGYGELDWTALIRCLEHSS; encoded by the coding sequence ATGCAACCAATGAAGGTATCGTTTATTGGGCTTGGAAATATGGGGCTTCCAATGGCACAAAACCTGTTGAACGCGGGTTATGAATTAATCCTCTTCAATAGGACCCCTGAAAAAGTTGAACCATTAATAGAACAGGGAGCACGATATGTCCAAACACCACTAGAGGCAGCGAAAGAAAGCAATCTTGTAATTACCATGTTATCTGATGATGCTGCTTTGAAGGAGATTGTTGAGGGACCAAATGGTGTTCTGAACGGATTATCTGAAAATGGAATTCACGTATCTGCCAGTACGATCAGCGTAGATCTGGCTCGGAAATTATCCGCTTTGCACGCGGAGAGAAACCAACACTTTGTGTCTGCCACCGTGATGGGGCGCCCGGATGCCGCTAAAGCAGCTACATTGCGTATTATTTTAGCTGGTCCGGAACATGCAAGACAACGAGTACTTCCCATGTTAACAACACTAGGTCAAGAGATATTTGAGATTGGGGATCATGGCGAAGAAGGTAACATTGTCAAAATAGGAGTTAACTTTCTAATTGCTTCAATGCTGGAAGCTTTGTCGGAAGCGCAGCTCATGGTAGAAAAGCACGGCATTAAGTCGTCCCGGTATATGGATGTCGTGAATGCTCTTTTTCAATCTCCGGTATATCAGAACTATGGAGCGATCATGGCCGAACAGCGCTTTGAACCAGCCGGTTTTAAAATGAAGCTCGGGTTAAAAGATGTTGCATTGGCTATCGAGGCAGCAAAGTCGGTTCAAGCTCCTCTACCTTTAGGTCAGCTTATCCATCAACACCTGTCTGAAGGAATTGCCCATGGTTATGGTGAGTTGGATTGGACGGCTTTAATCCGTTGTCTTGAGCATTCCTCTTAA